The DNA window gatgatgatgatatataaaatattactaaatGGTTTTTCAATTATATTTAGAAGAAATAGACGCGGCAGGTAATAAAATGACTTAAAAGGACTTGCAGCAACACAAAAAGGAACTCACTTCCTTGGAATGCCACCCGGTAGGAGATTTCCTTTGCTTTTCATTCCCCTTTCCCAGAAAAGCACCTACGACTTCATCCTGCATCGAAGGCTGCCCATACCAAGGAGTGTGTGATTCGTTATTGCATTCAGATATAATTAGATGTTGCTCGCCCAAGGTCATTGTGGTGAGATCCCGCTGACGAAATCATAAAgaataatgttgagagagagagagagagagagagagagagagagagagagagagagagagagagagagagagagagacttaaaattaaGCTTCTTGGTTCTTTAATACCCTAAGGGACTTTTGGAAAAGGGTGTAAAAACTAcataaatattctaatttcctttggATAAAGGGTATAAAGATTAcataaatattctaatttcctttggATAAAGGGTATAAAGACTAcataaatattctaatttcctttggATAAAGGGTATAAAGACTAcataaatattctaatttcctttggATAAAGGGTATAAAGATTAcataaatattctaatttcctttgaATTAATTGTATAAAGATTGCATAAATGCTCTAATTTCCTTTGGGTAAAGGGTATAAAGATTCCATAAATGCTCTAATTTCCTTTGGATAAAGGCTATAAAGATTACGTAAATGTTCTAATATCCTTTTGATAAAAGGTATAAAGACCACATAAAtgttttaatttccttttgataaAAGGTATAAAGACCacataaatattttaatttccataaGGCAATACAGCAAATGCTTAAGGAATTGAAATCAATAAATCTGACGTCCCTGGTCTTTGTGAAAAACATGTGTGTactgtaaaaaagaagaaaaaaaaaaacgctgaataaatgactaaaagaataAAAGTGAATCCGGCCATATAAAGATTTCAATGGGTTAACCTTCAACCGGGATTGGAAGAGCCAACCTCATCGGAATTCTCCATCCAACAACAGCCAAACAGGTCGCCTATGTACGTGTTCCTGCTGTCGTCGTAATAGCAAGAGTAGGAAGACTCCTTGGGGTCAGAGGCTGTCGCTGCATAAACTGTCAGGTGAAAGTTATTCTTGAGAGAAAAGGTGTTGTCACAAGAGAAATGTTTTCTGGCATATTTTGGTATTCTGTTTACTGAAGAGAAATTTCCAGTGCCTTAACTTAGTGATGTCATTCACAAAAtagcagaaatatttttttttagtaaatctaCCTTTACTGactgttaatagtattattaatgataagCAATACTCACATCCAATGTTATCTGGGTATATACCATCGAACATGGACCCTGATTCACACGATTCCATGTACATCACCATCTGGAAATTAAAGGTAATAGATTAGGTTGAGTAAAATGGGTATTCGATTTATGTAGAACAACTATTTCTCAAAATCCAGGGAATAAttttgatgaatataaaatatatcagaACAGTCAACATTGAAGTTTATACCTCTAATGTTCAGTTTGAGTAAATTCGGTGTTTGCTTTATGTAAAGCAACTATTTCTCAAAATTCagcaaataattttgataaatataaaatatatcagaaCAGTCAACACTGAAGTTTATGCCTCTAATATTAAAGCTTAACAGTCTCTTGTAAACACTTACTTCTCTATACTGATTGTTCTCGTGCATATTTGTGATAACATTCAATAGATCATCTGCGAACATAATACCGTTGGGGAAGGAGAAGAAACCAGTGTTGCCGTGATCAACCATGTTGATAAAGACGTGATCGCCGGGCCCACTTCTGATAACTTTACCGGAGCCAATTCCAGCGACTCCAGCTTGGTCGCCCGTCAAGACCTTGAAGAACACCTCTGGAGTGACGTCCCGACCGGTATAATCCTTGACAATGTCTTCGTAGACATTGGGACCGCCTGGCTGGTTTATGATGATACCTGGTGTCGGGTTCCTTTTTAGATAGAATTGGTACGTGTCCCATTTagttcatctttatcatcatcatctcctacgcctattgacgaaaagggcctcaagttcatctttatcatcatctcttcctacgcctattgacgcaaagggcctcaagttCATCTTTAtcctcatctcttcctacgcttattgacgcaaagggcctcaagttCATCTTTAtcctcatctcttcctacgcctattgacgcaaagggtcttaagttcatctttatcatcatctcctcctacgcctattgacgcaaagggcctcaagttcatctttatcatcatcccctcctacgccttttgacgcaaagggcctcgagttCATCTTTATGGTTATAGATAATTTTCTTTATCTCTTTGAAGAATTTCTTCACATGTTCTATTCAAGGGAACACTCAAAGACATGTTTACACTTAAGCTGTCCCTATTACATTCAAGGTGACACTCTTATGCCCTTTAGAGGGACTGCAAGGACACTACGAAGTTATATCacgaatatttttgtttatttgcaagTTTTCTGTTTAAATAACAAGTAGAACCGACATCACTTCTTCATATAAGTGTGCGTATCTAAAttgtttaatcaatcaatcaatcatggagACTATTCCATAAGGGGCCCTTCGAATTTGTCCGTTAATATTTCTTCATCCCTCTTTGATCTAAATAAGCTTTTGAGTTTAATTTCGACTTCAATTTGAATAGTGCTCGTTATATGACAGGTGTAATAAACATTGAAAT is part of the Palaemon carinicauda isolate YSFRI2023 chromosome 15, ASM3689809v2, whole genome shotgun sequence genome and encodes:
- the LOC137654226 gene encoding legumain-like; the encoded protein is MKMTVRVLALLTALSAVTVSADHWAVLVAGSYSWSNYRHQAGICHAYHVLHDHGIPDDHIVVMMYDDIAYNDLNPTPGIIINQPGGPNVYEDIVKDYTGRDVTPEVFFKVLTGDQAGVAGIGSGKVIRSGPGDHVFINMVDHGNTGFFSFPNGIMFADDLLNVITNMHENNQYREMVMYMESCESGSMFDGIYPDNIGFYAATASDPKESSYSCYYDDSRNTYIGDLFGCCWMENSDERDLTTMTLGEQHLIISECNNESHTPWYGQPSMQDEVVGAFLGKGNEKQRKSPTGWHSKEDTVPSVDVPLFILRNKLKKASEDEKVALQAEINGLFKKREFVQETTLNIATLATGDQELAEYYLDNPMRKVSDWTCYKRAVKAFNDKCFHFGENTFAIKMTPTLLNLCENSFGIDNILRRIQEVCKFGFVTGIE